ATACTTAACTGTCGCACTCGTTCCTGACATATGAAAAAATGAAATCCAGTCTTTGTATTTCTCTTCGATAGCGGTTAATTCTGATTTTCCTTCAGCTACAGATTTAGTATCTGCAAAATAAGTTTGAAGTTCGTCTACCAGCTCTTTGCCGCCAACTCGTCCATGACCGGGAATGATTTTTTCAGGTTGAAATTCCGCCATGACTAGATTCGTTTTTTCGATATATAGAGCAATTTTAGAGCCATGGTTTTCTTTCAAAAAAGGGTGCATTCCAATCATTAACATATCACCTAAAAATAGCATTTTTCGGTTTTTAAAAAATACAACTACATCATTGAGAGTATGTGCTTGCCCTACGTTTTTTAAAATCACGGTCTCATCACCAATGACAATCTCTTTTGTATCCTTTAGCCACTCAGTAGGAAGTCCATCATCTCCGTTTTCTTTTACCCAGTCTTCTTTCTGGTAAGCGCCTGCAATGATTGTATTTCCTTTGTAAAGAGGATTTCCCTTTGCATGGTCTCCATGAAGATGAGTATTGACAAGTATAATAGGTTTATCCCCCGCTTTCTGTTTTACTAGATCAAATAATTTTGATTTACCGCTTGCTACCTTAGAATCAACGACTAATACCTCTTTGTCCCCAACTAGAATCGCAGAATTTCCGCCGCCCCCTAGAACTAACGTTAGGTTTTTATCATACTCGACGACCTCAATCTCACTCATCACTTTTAAAAAAGGAAATGCTTTTACTCCTACAATAATAATACCGAGTAATACGATTAAACCCATAACTTTAAAATACTTTTTCATACAAATACTCCTAAATAAATATAAATAATTAATATGCCATACTTCGACTTGGATCACAGACTGTATAAAAAGGCGGTCACTGAGTGATTTTCGCCTTCTCAGGTTACAGAAAATCTAATAAATATAAAGTTTTTTACATTTATTCTTTTGCGAAAATTGTATCGAAGTGACTTTTCACACAGCATGTCAGCATAAACGCCGGCACTGAGACACTGAGAAAAGATTCTCTGTAATTCTACTGATTTAGTTTTTTCTTAGTCTCTAGGTTCCTTTTACAATTAAGAAATTGACTTTAAATTTAGAAATCATAAAATTTATAAAATGAAATTACTTTTTCTCATTATAATTTTACTTTCGCGCTCCTCTCAGAATGATAACTCTGTAATAGATCTATATCGATTTTGATAATAAAAAATGTTGTTTAATGCAAAACTTTATATATTTGAATAGCCTTTTCTTTCCCCTTTACTTCTACAGGAGAAAGTTTTTCTACTTGTATGCGATTCTTTACTTTTTGGTATACTTCATCGGAAATTAGAAATTCAGCCTGGAATTGTTTGCATAAACTTTCAATTCTAGAAGCAGTATTTACTGCATCTCCAATTACTGTGTATTCCATTCTATCTTCAAAACCAATATTGCCTGCAAATACCTCTCCACAATGTAGGCCTATTCCGATACGGATTTCGAGTTTGCCTACTTTTTTTCTTTCGATATTCCACTCTTTTAAAGAGGATAACATCTGATTAGCTGCATTGACTGCATTATATGTATCAAGTTCAGAAACTGTC
This sequence is a window from Leptospiraceae bacterium. Protein-coding genes within it:
- a CDS encoding MBL fold metallo-hydrolase — protein: MKKYFKVMGLIVLLGIIIVGVKAFPFLKVMSEIEVVEYDKNLTLVLGGGGNSAILVGDKEVLVVDSKVASGKSKLFDLVKQKAGDKPIILVNTHLHGDHAKGNPLYKGNTIIAGAYQKEDWVKENGDDGLPTEWLKDTKEIVIGDETVILKNVGQAHTLNDVVVFFKNRKMLFLGDMLMIGMHPFLKENHGSKIALYIEKTNLVMAEFQPEKIIPGHGRVGGKELVDELQTYFADTKSVAEGKSELTAIEEKYKDWISFFHMSGTSATVKYWKKELGIK